Proteins co-encoded in one Nicotiana sylvestris chromosome 7, ASM39365v2, whole genome shotgun sequence genomic window:
- the LOC138872741 gene encoding uncharacterized protein, with translation MSWVLDAEIHLDAMGLGDAIKDKYKASTQDCAKALIFLRHHLDEGLKIEYLTVKDPLVLWNSLKERYDNLKLVTLPQARYDWAHLRLQDFKSVSEYNSAMFRITSKLKLCEDNISDYDMLEKTFTTFHASNIVLQQQYRENGFTKYS, from the coding sequence atgtcatgggtattggatgctgaaatccatttagatgcaatgggtcttggagacgccattaaagaTAAATATAAAGCATCTACCCAAGActgtgctaaggccttgattttcttgcgccatcaccttgatgaagggttgaaaattgaatatctcaCGGTGAAAGATCCACTTGTTTTGTGGAATAgtttaaaggaaagatatgacaacttaaagttggtcactcttccacaagcacgatatgattgggctcatcttaggctccaagactttaagtctgtttctgaatataattctgctatgtttagaattacttctaaattgaaactctgtGAAGATAATATCAGTgactatgatatgcttgaaaaaacgtttacaacgtttcatgcctccaatatAGTCTTGCAACAGCAGTACCGAGAGAACGGCTTCACAAAGTACTCTTAG